In the Arthrobacter sp. Soc17.1.1.1 genome, CTCCCCCCGGATGGCGTCCCACAGGCCGAGGCGCTCGTCCCGGATCCGGCCGACGAGCTGCTTCGAGGCGACGAACGCCTGCAGCGGACCGCTCGCAGCGCGCCTGGCCTTCGATCGCGTGAGGTCCAGCAGGTCCGCCGCGGGGACGGCCCGGCTGAACAGGCCTCCCGCGACGGCCTCCGCGCCGCTCATGAGGTCCCCCGTGTACATGAGGTCGAGGGCGCGGTGCGGGCCCAGCCGCTCGGTGAACAGCCAGTGCCCGCCCGAGTCGAGGACGAGCCCCAGGTTGGCGAAGGGCGAGCCGATCTTGGCGTCCTCCGCCACGTACACGACGTCCGTCGCGAGGAGCAGGCCGAGTCCGACGCCGAGGCACGCACCCTGGGCGGCGGCGAAGGTGGGCGCGGGGAAGTCGGCCATCGTCCGCAGCAGGGGTGTCAGCACCCCAGCCAGGAAGCCGTGGGCGTCGTCGGACCCCGGCGTGATGGAGCCGAGGTCCCGGCCGGCGCAGAAGGCCCGGCCCTCGCCGCGCAGCACGAGGGCCCGGACGGTCCCCTCGCGGACGCCGGCAGCCGCTTCGGCGTACACCGCGGCGAGATCGGTGAGCGCCTGCCCGTCCACGGCGTTGAGCCGGTACGGGGCGGCCAGGACCACCTCGGCGATGCCGTCCGCGATGTCCAGCCGGACCATGCCGGAGGCAGCATCGGCGCCCGACGACGCCGGATTCTCGGATTGTGCGGACATCAGGCGCTCCTAGGCGTCGTAGTCGACCGTGACGGTGTCGCTGGTCGGGTGGGCCTGGCAGGTGAGGACGAAGCCGGCCGCCACCTCGTCGGGCTCCAGGGCGTAGTTCTCCTCCATCGCCACGGACCCCTCGACCACCTTCGCACGGCACGTCCCGCACACTCCCCCGGCGCAGGCGAACGGCACGTCGGGGCGCACCCGCAGCGCGGCGTTGAGGATCGATTCGCGCGCATGCGTCGGGCTCTGCACGGACCCCTGGAGTCCGTCGAGGTTGAAGGAGATGGTGTAGTTCTCGCCGGCGGCGTCGGTCACGACCGGCCGGCCGATGCTTCCTTCGGGCCGGGCCGGCTCGCCGGTGGTGAACAGCTCGAACCGTACCGCGTCCGCGGGTACGCCGCGCTCGGCCAGGAAGTCCCGGCACAGCTGCACGAGCTCGAACGGGCCGCAGAGGAACCACTCGTCCACCCGGTCGGTCGCGATGACCGTGCCGAGCAGCTGCTCGAGCTTCCCGGCGTCGATCCGGCCCGAGAGCAACGGCGAGATGCGCTGTTCGCGGGACAGGACGTGGTGCACCGCGAAGCGGGAGGGGTAGCGGTCCTTCAGGTCCGCGAGCTCCTCCAGGAACATGACGTCCATGGCGGCCCGGTTGGCGTAGACGAGGTCGAACCGGACGTTCGGGCCGCTCCCGAGCATGGCCCGGGCGATCGAGATGACCGGCGTGATGCCGGATCCGGCAGCGACGGCCACGAGTGAGACGGCCTGCTGCCCCGGCGTCGTGCGGGGTGTGAACTGGCCGAGCGGGCTCATCACGTCGAGGGTGTCCCCGGCCTTGAGGGACTCATTGGCCCAGGTGGAGAAGACCCCGCCGAGATCGCGCTTGACCGCGACCCGCAGTTCACCCGGACGCGGATCGGCACAGATCGAGTAGCTCCGCCGCACCTCCTTCGGCTCGCCGTCGATCTCGAGCCTAGTGCGCAGCGCGACGTACTGCCCCGGGAGGTAGTCGTACCTGTCCTGCAGGTCGGCGGGTACGTCGAGTGTGACCTCGACGGCGTCCTCCGTGAGGCGACGGACGCTCCGGACGGTGAGGCTGTGGAAGGCGCTGCGCCGTTTGGTCGAGGGGGCGAGGACGACGGCCATCAGTGCACCTTGAAGTAGTCGAAGGGTTCCCTGCAGGCGTTGCAGACGTAGAGCGCCTTGCAGGAGGTGGAGCCGAACCGCGTCATCTCGCGGGTGTCCAGCGACGAGCACTGGGGGCACTTGACGCTCAGCCCGATCCGCACGGGACCGGCGGCGGCCTTCCCCGTGGGCGGGGCGATACCGTACTCGGCGAGCTTGGCCTTGCCGTCGTCGCTCATCCAGTCGGTCGTCCAGGCAGGCGAGAGCGTGAGTCGGACGGCGACGTCGTCGTACCCGGCGCGGTGGAGAGCCGCCGTCACGTCGTCACGGATGGCGTCCATCGCGGGGCAGCCCGAGTAGGTGGGGGTGATGGTCACCCGGACCTGTCCCGACTCCGTCACGCGGGCGTCGCGGAGGATGCCCAGGTCCTCGATGGTGAGTACGGGGATCTCCGGGTCGCAGACGGTGGCCGCGACATCCCAGACGGCGGCGTGGGTCCCGGCCACGGGACGCAGGTCGGCGATCATCACCACGACGCTCCCGGGTGTTCGCGGGCGAGGACCTGCATCTCGGCGAGGATGTAGCCGAGGTGCTCGCTGTGGCGGCCGAGGCGTCCCCCGCCGACGGCGCCGGGCACGGCCGGGAGCTCGAGGTCGGCCTCGTCGAGGACGGCCTGCACCGCTGCGTCGAACGGCGCCCGGAGGCTGCTGGGGCGCACGCCGGCGTCGCCGAGCGCGTCGATGAGCGGGTAGTCGGCGAACAGCTCCTCGACGTAGGGCCAGGTGAGCGTGAGCCCGGCGATCATGCGCCGGCGCGATTCCTCGGTGCCGAGCGCGAGCCGCAGCACCCACTGGATGCTGTGGTCGCGGTGGTAGTCGACCTCCTTGACGGCCTTCGCTGCGATCGCGGCGAGCGTCGGGTCGGTGGAGCCGGCGAGCCGCGAGTACAGCTCCCACTGGTAGAGGGCGACGACGAGCTGCCGCGCGATGGTCCGCGCGAAGTCGCCGTTGGGCTGCTCGACGAGGTGCACGGAGCGGAACTCGGGCTCCCGCCGGAAGTAGGCGAGGTCGTCCTCGGTCCTGTCCCAGGCCCGTCCGGCATAGGTCAGGAAGGAGCGGGCGTGGCCGATCTGGTCGAGGGCGATGTTCGCGAGGGCGACATCCTCCTCGAGCTCGGGAGCGCGGGAGATCCACCAGCCGAGGCGCTGCGCGAGGATCAGGGCGTCGTCGCCCAGCCCCAGCGCGTACTGCGCGACGGCGTCGGCGGGCCGGGTCTCGAGCAGCGCGATGTCCTCGGGGCGCAGCGCGTTGCCCGGGGTGATGCGGGTGGCGCTGGCCTCGCTCACAGGTGCTTCACCCCTTCGCTCTTCGTGTAGTACGTGGCATGGCGGTAGTCCTTGCCCTGCGGCGATTCGAAGAAGGCGTCCTTCGCATCGGGATCGCTGGTGATGATGGACGACGCCGGGACCACCCAGAGGCTCACTCCCTCGTTGCGCCGCGTGTAGAGGTCACGCGCATTGCGGACGGCCATCTCGGCGTCGGGCGCATGCAGCGATCCGGCGTGGACGTGCGAGAGGCCGCGCGAGGACCGCACGAAGACCTCCCAGAGCGGCCAGGCGGCGCGTGCCTCCTGCGGGCCCGTGGACGGTGCCGTCGCGCCGTCGTCACCCGTCGTCGATCCACCGGTCATCTCAGGCCGCCTTCGCCCGTCGTGAGGGCCCGCTTCGCGGCGTAGGCCGCTGCGGCCTCGCGCACCCAGGCGCCCTCCTCATGGGCCTCACGGCGCCGCTCGAGGCGCTGCGCGTTGCAGGGGCCACGGCCGGCGAGGACCTCCTTGAACTCGTTCCAGTCCAGCGGCCCGTGCTCCCAGTGTCCGGTCTCCTCGTCGTAGCGGACGTCCTCGTCCGGCAGCTCGAGTCCGAGGACCCTGATCTGCTCGACCACCATGCCGACGAAGCGCGAGCGCAGCTCGTCGTTCGAGAAGCGCTTGATCTTCCACTCCATCGACTT is a window encoding:
- the paaB gene encoding 1,2-phenylacetyl-CoA epoxidase subunit PaaB — protein: MTGGSTTGDDGATAPSTGPQEARAAWPLWEVFVRSSRGLSHVHAGSLHAPDAEMAVRNARDLYTRRNEGVSLWVVPASSIITSDPDAKDAFFESPQGKDYRHATYYTKSEGVKHL
- the paaC gene encoding 1,2-phenylacetyl-CoA epoxidase subunit PaaC, with the protein product MSEASATRITPGNALRPEDIALLETRPADAVAQYALGLGDDALILAQRLGWWISRAPELEEDVALANIALDQIGHARSFLTYAGRAWDRTEDDLAYFRREPEFRSVHLVEQPNGDFARTIARQLVVALYQWELYSRLAGSTDPTLAAIAAKAVKEVDYHRDHSIQWVLRLALGTEESRRRMIAGLTLTWPYVEELFADYPLIDALGDAGVRPSSLRAPFDAAVQAVLDEADLELPAVPGAVGGGRLGRHSEHLGYILAEMQVLAREHPGASW
- a CDS encoding enoyl-CoA hydratase/isomerase family protein; protein product: MVRLDIADGIAEVVLAAPYRLNAVDGQALTDLAAVYAEAAAGVREGTVRALVLRGEGRAFCAGRDLGSITPGSDDAHGFLAGVLTPLLRTMADFPAPTFAAAQGACLGVGLGLLLATDVVYVAEDAKIGSPFANLGLVLDSGGHWLFTERLGPHRALDLMYTGDLMSGAEAVAGGLFSRAVPAADLLDLTRSKARRAASGPLQAFVASKQLVGRIRDERLGLWDAIRGENDIQGVLGASDDYREGLEAFREKRAPRFR
- the paaD gene encoding 1,2-phenylacetyl-CoA epoxidase subunit PaaD produces the protein MIADLRPVAGTHAAVWDVAATVCDPEIPVLTIEDLGILRDARVTESGQVRVTITPTYSGCPAMDAIRDDVTAALHRAGYDDVAVRLTLSPAWTTDWMSDDGKAKLAEYGIAPPTGKAAAGPVRIGLSVKCPQCSSLDTREMTRFGSTSCKALYVCNACREPFDYFKVH
- the paaE gene encoding 1,2-phenylacetyl-CoA epoxidase subunit PaaE — encoded protein: MAVVLAPSTKRRSAFHSLTVRSVRRLTEDAVEVTLDVPADLQDRYDYLPGQYVALRTRLEIDGEPKEVRRSYSICADPRPGELRVAVKRDLGGVFSTWANESLKAGDTLDVMSPLGQFTPRTTPGQQAVSLVAVAAGSGITPVISIARAMLGSGPNVRFDLVYANRAAMDVMFLEELADLKDRYPSRFAVHHVLSREQRISPLLSGRIDAGKLEQLLGTVIATDRVDEWFLCGPFELVQLCRDFLAERGVPADAVRFELFTTGEPARPEGSIGRPVVTDAAGENYTISFNLDGLQGSVQSPTHARESILNAALRVRPDVPFACAGGVCGTCRAKVVEGSVAMEENYALEPDEVAAGFVLTCQAHPTSDTVTVDYDA